The window CATCTTACGTCCACCAAAAGTGACGGGAAAAATATCTGTACGGTAGTACGCTCTCTTACTCTAAAAATGGAGATGGCCGCTAACCGAACAACAGCGCGGAGACCGCTCGCGTACGACGTTAGCGCGCTAAACGGGTCGGCGCGTCCAAGGGTGACGTAGACTTTGGTTTCACTGGAAAATCCAGATCACCCGTGTGACTTTAGCTCCTCCAGTGTTACTGTGGGCGGGTCACAAGGACAAATGTCACGCTCCCCCGCTCGAGGGGTGACGTCCATGTACTTTTCATTGACCGGGGGAGTAAAAATAGACCCGGCAATGTTTTGGTTGGCCCAgatggaagggggggggggtcgctTGATGACAGGCCAGACGGGAAGccggaagggggcggggctaaactcattgtctgcctttTACGTGAGTGACgatcacctcagaaactttcactggGAATTGAAACGAATTGACCCAAAAAAAGGGAGGGTGGAGCCTAAATACGATCATTAACTGCCATCCATCTCAGTTTGAATGGAttttggagggggaaaaaaaaggctatttAGCTGCCAAGATTATAGATTGACATAATCCATGCACACATTCTCACTACAAGTGCAGCAGAGATTAAGAGCagattaaaaatagaaatgcacACAAACAAGAGTTAATCCCCATGAGCGCAAAGTCAACGTCGGCAGTTCAAACGACTTGGAATGACTTCCCGTGACTAAACATTCCAACGACTGACTCACGCGGCTTTCTCAACATCATTCGGACGTGCCGACGGCTCACGAGCCCACTGGAGGAAGTCGGTTCCGCCGCGTGAGTCAACTCCAGTGACTCCTTTGATTGGCTCTCAACAAGCATAACACGCCGACTCCGGAGTTGAGCAAAAGATGGCGTACGAAGCCACGTGTGAACTATTAACACaaacatgcatgtgtgtgtgtgtgtgtgtgtgtgtgttgggtgggGGTTGCTTGCGGAAACACACTGGGGTCTTTCACTTCCTGCAGTGCAACAAGCACTTTTTGTGGcggccctctttttttttttgctcactcAGACGGTCGCTGtttgctagttttttttttttaggccttGGATGTCCGGCTTGTCATTCACTTTCTTCTCCACAAATCCAATGTTCCCATTTTTGCCTATTAGTACAAAAACGCACACTTTGGCGACATTATTCTGGAGCGGAAACTTCCCGTTCAATCGGACGGATGCCTTCAAATGCCAGCATCACCATCGACCCTAAAATCCTTCCTTTGCAATTTCCCCCGGCATTTTGGCGCCATTGACGTCCGATTGATGGAAATTGGCAGGCATGCGGCGCTCATTGAGAGTCTCATAAAGGCTCACGCACGTGGCCGACAAAAGGACAGGAAGACACTTTGCTCTCTGCTTCCATTCTGTCCAATCGGGCCTCGCTCGCTGTGGAAAATATCCTGAATAAAGATGCCGGACGAGACAATCGGCCCTTATCTATCACCTGTTGTCACCAATGGGCGTCGTACACAACAGGCGAGGGTCCTGGGGTCTCGGTACGCTGGCGTATCTCTTAACCGTgtctgaatccattttttttggcagaAAGTCAAAGGCCATTGATCCGAAATCCCCCGAGGAGGACTTCATCGGTTCTTCCCGCCGTTTAAACGTTTCTCCGTCGACGGCCGGGCGTGGGGTCGGAGTAGCGCTTCCCGCCGACCCGCTAAGTCGACGTCGCCTCCGCGCCCGGAATAGCATGTGGGTCACGGTCGGCTCAGGAGAGTTGACGTGAGCCTCGAAAGCTTACCGGGCGCCCAGCGTTACCGAGGAGGGCCTCCATGGACGTGGACGGACCCCCACGGGCAAATGGGCTTGCGGCCAAGGCCAAGGCCTCAGCGGGGAGGTGGAATATGACACAGGTGTGCGTGCACAAAAGAGCTTTGGACCAATGAGAGGGCAGAGTGCTCTGCTGGTCTCGTGGCAGGCCTATAAAGGCGACGCCAGCTATGAATAGCCGACCTGAGCTCGCATGCGCAATTGCCATTCATTCTCCAACAATGCCGTCTGGCTATCAAGAGTCCACCCCCCTAAAGAAGGtgaagaccccccccccccacccccggaAGACACGAGTCGTCGGATCGGCGGCGACTGTACCTCGCAGTCGTAGAGGTCCGTTAGCTGCTCGATGATCCATTCCTCCAAATTGAGTCTTTTCCTCAGTTCCTTGCGGTCATATTTGACGGTGACACGTCCCTGTTTCCGAACCGGAGTCTCGGGTTCCTCCGCCGCGGTGCCGGCCGGCGTCTGGAAATACACCCGGGCTTGAGGGCTCGTCTCCGGGCTCGTCACAGCCGCCATTCTCGCTGGGTTCGAGATCCGATCCAAGCCACCACCCCCCCAGCGGGCTGGAGGTGCTACACAAAAAAGGGAGGGCGTGTGAGATCGACGCTCTCGATAAAACTCGTCAAAAAAGGAGTAGCTTTTGTCGTTGAAATAAAGTCACCGGCTTGTTGGCCTATATACAGCATGCAAACCGCACTTACATAAAAAGGAAGgttggcaggcaggcaggcggaccactcactcactcactcactcctctTTATCCAGTACAAAGAGAATGCACGTCCCTCtagccgttttttttctttctccccctgtccctctctctcttttccttCCACGCGTCCCCAGTGAGCCGCGCGTGCGCGTGTGTCTTTCCTTTCTCGAGCCACAGAGACCATAAAAAGAAGAAGAGGCAAGACTACAATCTGGAGTTTTTGGTCTCCTCCCCGGAAGGATCTCGAGACCCACCTCTCGGTGCAAATGGGTTGCACGTTTaaccccgtcaatggcagacggtGTTCATTTTGGAGAGAAGAAAACAagactttttgttaaaaacaaacTGTTCAACTGTGGAAAAAACTGGTTCTTCTTCTACGGAAGCCAACGTGAAAAGAAAATAGACGAGTAGGTCGGAAATTTACGCTTGGCTGACCGtaaatgtcttttaaaaatcGCTTTTAAGTACATAATAGCTCGAATTGATGCAccaatcttgaaaaaaattatttgTCAAGCGCCAGTGTTTCAAACGGGCATTAAGAGAACAAAATCACATTTCCATAGAGAGACTGCCACCTATCGGATTCAGTCGGCATTGCAGCAAActagcattttctttttttaatcacacacacaaacaccccaAAAGTATGAAAGActcatttgtatcattttttttaaatgtttgtgtgtgattaagaaaaaaagcgctTCCGTTTTTCCATCACCAATGGTGACCGCCAGAGGGCAGTCTCCCTATGTCTCTTATGACTTAAGAGAACTAAATGGCATTTACATGGGGAGaccgccgtctggcggacactTTTGGTATTGCAACAACCGAGGAGCGTTTATTTTCACACatgcaaaccccccaaaaatttatAGGGCTCATTCGAATCAATTTTCAgcaattttatgtatttttaaacaagattCATGTCTTATTTAAGTGAGTAACCAAAATGAACCCaagtttaattttaatattcagttttaaatgagtttattttgGTTACTCAATTTAAATAAGACACGAAtcctgtttaaaaatatataaaattgctAAAACTTGCTAAAAATTCAACCCTTAATGTCTTTGGGACTACATTGTGTGTgtgattaaaaaaggggaaaaaaggctacTTGTGGTAATGCCGACCAAATCCGATAGATGGCAGTCTCTCTATGGAAATGTTATTTTGCTCTCTTAAGTGCCTGTTCCGGTTTACAAAATAAGGACTGGTGATGGTTTTAACTGGGATGTCATACACCAATAAGGGATAGttaatttttgatatttttatcaattacacgatctttttttttttacttttaataggccgaaatagaataaatatatttttattttaaatatttttttcaaaaatggtaGAGCGTTTGCAATCAAAGAGCTGCAACtaaatgcatgtatacatacctCTTTATTCTCTgtctttaaataattaaaaaaacacagcacAAATGCATaacaaaacatcaaaatagCGAGGTGATAAACAAATCGAAAAAAAACGGAGAGCAACCCTCATAAAAACGAGAGATGACGTCAAGGCACTCTCACTGAAGTTGACAGCCTCAATTGAATATGAAagcaaaacaataataaaaagacCAAATGGACCAGGACCCTTTAGACCGTGACAAAACACCAATGAAATGCTATCCATTCAATAAACTTGACCTGaagtcatttaaaatataagGCGTAAGTGCGGCATACTGTGACAATACGTGTCCGAGTACAACGtgtcattagaaaaaaaatatatccttaTTTAAATCCGATACTAGTACCAATAGGGTACGAAAATGACAGTATCCCTCCGTCTGTCCAATCTGTTGGATGTCTACTCGCGATCGACTCACGGGTGCGGGGGTGCGTCTTTTGTATAGATACCACCAGAGGGTGCAAGACTAATACACAAGCGAGTGAAAAGGATATGCGGATGCTCACGTGGCGCTTAGCGAGCTGCGTTGGTACCGAGCGGGCGCTTCTCGCA is drawn from Stigmatopora argus isolate UIUO_Sarg chromosome 20, RoL_Sarg_1.0, whole genome shotgun sequence and contains these coding sequences:
- the LOC144065348 gene encoding protein phosphatase 1 regulatory subunit 14B-like codes for the protein MAAVTSPETSPQARVYFQTPAGTAAEEPETPVRKQGRVTVKYDRKELRKRLNLEEWIIEQLTDLYDCEEEAIPELEIDVDELLDMPSDVERGARVKDLLVDCFKPTEDFVSELLDKIRGMQKLSTPQKK